The Rhodothermus profundi genome segment GACTCATTGAGCGCTCCTGGCTGAAATTGATAGACCAGATTCGCCGTGTGCTCGATGACGCCGTGGGCCATTTCATGTACGCCCACGTCCGGATTGCCGGCCAGTGGCAGGAAATCCCGCGCACCATCTCCGTAGGCCATAACTCGGCCGTTCCAAAACGCATTGTCTATGGGACGGCCATTTTCCGTTACGTGGATTACCGATAAAATCGTGCTGCCCTGATTATCGATAGCGTTTCGGTTAAACTGGGTATGGAAGAAGGTGAAGGCCAGATAATGATTCCAGTGCGCTGAGACAGCCACAGGATCGCGCCAGACATTGTCGGCCGACGAAACCAGCAGCACACTGGTGTTGCGGCTAAGGTCTTGCTGCTGCGCGTCTAGCACTACTGCGCCGCCCTGGGGTTCATAGGGAAGACGCGAACGGCTGAGGTCCAGCGAAGGAAGGTCCCAGATCATGTAGTAGCCAGAAGCTGGATCATGGTAGACCCGCAGGGTGCGGCTGTTGCCGCGCAGATCCTGCGCCCGGGCGTCTACAAAGTTACCCTGAAGGGGAGACAGGGCCGGAGATGCAAGGATTGGTTCATCTGGGATGGCCCCGGGTTCAACCGGCTTCAGCGAACAATGGGTGGCAAAGGCATGCAAAAGCGTGCCCGTCTGAGCGTCCACCAGGTAGGTGTACCGCTCGATCCAGTTAGGTCGAATGTCCACCTCATAAGCAAGCCGCCACCCGAGCTGCTCATGGCGAAACAGTACGAGCCGGGGAGACTGCTCGTCGAGTTTGAGCACGTTGCGCAGGAACGGACCAGGTGGTTGCCAGCGTCCCTGCTTACGCAGATCCTGAGCAGCCCGCTCATAGGCGTCGGTGGCTGTCAGACGAGGCGTAAGATCGGCAAGATCGGCAGGCGTTGGTTCATAGCTGCCGTTCAGAGCGTAGATTCGCCCGGCGTTATCTAGGTGCACACGTAGCTCTGCGGCCCAGACGGGATAGCCCTGGTACTGCTGCGCGTAGCGCAGGTGCGTGTATCCCAGAGCGTCTCGGCTGATTTTGACCAGCCGAAGTTCTTCCCGAGGGTTGTCCAACTGCAGCAGCCGGCGATTGCGATAGAGAAAATCGGCTACCTGATGGGCCAGGTCCTGGGGACGTTTGCCGGCTACCTGTTCCAGCTGGCCGATCAGCCATCGAACCGTTCCGTTGGGGGCCCGGTAAAGCCGGGGACTTTCTAACTCCTGCAACCGCAGTGGTTTTTTAAAGAGGAGCGGGGTGCGTGCCAGTTCTCCTACGGGACGACCATAGCGCAGCAGGGATCCGTGTCGTTGGCGGAACGCCTGCGAAAGCGCCTGAGGCGTTTTCAGAATGGGAAAATTCAGGCGCTTGGAAAGCGACGGAAGTGGTCGGCGGTCTTCGGGTGCTTTGAGCGATTGTGCCTGCAGGGGAAGCGCAAGTGTACCGATCAGGACACCTATCAGGAAAAGTCTCCGGCGGAGGCGCATCATGGCCGTTGAAGCTTCTGGTTAAGGGTTTCATACAGCGTTTGAAGCGCCCGAGCCGTCGCGTGCGTGTCAGCTACACCCCAGGCCCAGCGCAGCGTGTCGCGCGACGCGTACAGCACGATAAAGCGGGTATAGTTGGCGGGAGAGGTATAGGCAGGTAGCCCCTGCAACTGCTGGTAGACGGTTTCCAGGAATTGCTGCTGGGAGGCGTTCAGCTTCCATCGTCGTTGCAGGTGACGCGCCTGGCCGGGACGTTGCGCCCATGCTTCGACGGTACCGTTGGTATAGACGGTATATCCATGCTGCGCTCCGGTAAAGCCACCCCCTTCGCCCCAACTGAGCCAGGGCGCGTGGGAACGACAACGAACGCCGGTTAACAGCAACGCCAGACTGAAATAGTACATGAACTTCATCGCCAGACCACGCTGTGGACGATCTGCTGTCCGTCAAACTGCATGCGTAGTAGATAAAGACCAGAGGGCCAGCTGCCGCGTGGAACCATCCAGAACGAAACACCGGCTGGCGCCTGAACGGTCTGGCGCCAGCACAGACGGCCCAGCAGGTCGTAAAGGGTAAGGGTAACGGCCGTAGCCCGCGGAAGAGTTAGCTGCACGATCAACCGCTCTTGAGCCGGTCGGGGGTAGAGCGCTAGCTCTGGTCGAGGGAGCGTGGAGGCTTCACGAGACACCAGACCAATAAGGTTGCCCTGCGCTTCTACCTGTACCACAAAAACATACAGGTAGGGAATGGCGTCCGTGCGATAGGCTACGTATTTCAGGGTGCCATCTGGATGATAGGCGACCAGAAAAAAAGCATTGTCTCCGTAAAGATAGGTATAGCCCTTTTCCCCCTCAACACCATCCTGGTCCAGGTCTACGTCAATAATGGTAGGTTGCAGGAAAAACGGCTGGCCTCCTCCAAGATAAGCCCAGAACCCGTTTTCGCGTTGTGGATCGTAAGGACAGGTCGCCAGGTGGACGCTGGGGTCGTTCACAAATCGGCAGTAGGGATCAATCAGGGCGGTGCTGCCGTCTGCCAGCGTTGTCTGGTAGGCCGTTCCCTGCCACTCCAATTGCAAAAAAGTCTGAGCTGGAAGGGAGCGGCATTCGCCAGATCGGAGATCGCAGGTATAGCTGCCTTCTACCTGCCGGATCAGATAGCGCTCACGGTTTAGCGGAAGCTGGGCTTGGCTGGAGACGATCAGAAACAGCGCGTGCACTAGCAGCACGCTGATCCATCGAACGCCCCGCATGACCGGCCTGTGGCGTGGATTATTGATACCACCCTAACAGTAGGGTGAGAAGGCGAAGGATACAATCCCCCGTCCGGGGGATTTTGGAAACAGACAAACGAGCCGGACGGGCAAGAATAAAGCAGAATCTACCCGGACATAGCCTGCGGGGACACCTCTCGCAATAAAGAAAGGCAGCAATGCCGGGGTGCCTGAGACCAGAGAACAATCCCGGGTAGGGGATAGCTCTGGGGCTGGCAAACAATGCGGCCGAGAACATTGAACGAAGCCGTCTAACACCAGCACTGGACCGGCGATGCATTTTTAATTGTTCGTTCATGTTGCAATGCATACCATCCAGGGTCCTCTTCAGAGTAAGGAGCTTCTCTTTAACGCAAACCTGGAAAGAGCCATGAAGACCTCTCTGGTTGCTACGGTTACGCTGCTCGTCCTCCTGGTACCCTCCGTTCAGGCCCAGAAGACACAGGATGCCACGCAATGGGGGCTGGGGGTTAGCCTGATCGGTGGGGGAGTAGCCGCCAGCAGTGTCGTCAGTGAGGCGACCGATCTGTTTGTGCCCGTCGGTATTTATGTGCCTATTTATACGGCGCAATTACGGGTGGAGCCAGAAATCGGACTGCAACGCATCAAGGTCACTTCCGGTGAGACCGTTACCTACACCGTATGGCAGCTTGGCATTGGCATTTTTCAGCCCCAGTTGCCTGCCTCAGGAGTTCGCATCTATTGGGGCGGCCGCGTTGGCCTGTCTCTGGTTTCTTCTTCCGTTGAGCGTGGAGGGTTGCGTTCCAGCGCTTCGGGCACGGGCCTCATTGCCGGACCGGCGACAGGTGGAGAGTATTTTTTCTCGCCGCAATTTTCGCTGGGCGGGGAGCTGCAGTTGATGTACGTGCGCATCAGTATGGAAGGCGAGACGCTGACTTCACTGCGCACGCGTCCGCTGTTTTTTGTGCGGTGGTATTTTTAGCGGGTAATCCGCCCGCCAATCGCTTGCTTTTGGCGCTGTAACTTGCGTTTTTTGCGCAGTCAGGCACCAAGCAAGCGATTGATTCGTGAATACAGGCGGGTACCGCCCGCGTGTTGTCTGGGCGTGGGCGCTGTATGACTTTGCAAATTCAGCGTTTACGACGCTGGTTGTTACCTTCGTCTATGCGGCCTTTTTTACCCAGGCCATTGCGCCAGATCCTGTCTCGGGAACGGCCCTCTGGTCGCGGGCGGTGACAGCCAGTGGGATCATTGTTGCGCTGCTGTCGCCATACCTGGGAGCGCTGGCCGATCAGGGGGGATATCGCAAACGATTTCTCCTGGCCGTCACGGTGCTCTGCGTGCTGGCGACCGCAGCGCTGTATTTTCCACTGCCCGGGCAGGTAATGACCGCGCTGGTGCTGTTCACGGTGGCCAATGTTGCCTTTGAGCTGGGCAATGTGTTCTACAATGCGTTTTTGCCCGACCTTGCGCCGCCGCATCGGATTGGCCGCATTTCGGGATATGGGTGGGCGCTTGGGTATGTGGGGGGATTGCTCTGCCTGGTTGTAGCCCTGGTGGCGTTTATTCAGCCCGAGGTGCCTCTGTTCGGGTTTTCGCGGGACGATTATGCCAACGTTCGTGCCACTAATCTGCTGGTCGCGCTCTGGTATGGCCTGTTTAGCCTGCCCCTGTTTTTCTGGGTACCAGAGCAGCGTCCAGCGGTTCGTCCCGCAGTGCGCACCATCTTTCAACAGGCGACGCGCCAACTTGTCGGCACATTTCGCGAAGTGCGGCGCTATCGGCAAGTGATGCGGCTGCTACTGGCCCGGCTGCTGTATAATGATGGTCTCCTGACCATTTTTGCTTTTGGGGGGATTTATGCGGCTGGGACGTTCGGGTTTGAGGCTGACGAGCTCATTGTGTTTGGGATCGTAATCAATGTGGCGGCTGGCCTGGGGGCCTGGCTGTTTGGATTTGTGGATGATTGGCTGGGAGGAAAACGGACCCTTATGCTGAGCTTGCTGGGGCTTTCGGCAGCCTGCCTGTTGGCTGTGCTGACCACCAGCCGCACCCTTTTCTGGATCGCCGCACTGCTTATAGGCATCTGCGCCGGCCCGAATCAGTCGGCCAGTCGCTCGCTACTGGGCCGCTTTACGCCGTCTCGCAAGTGCAACGAGTTTTATGGCTTTTTTGCCTTTTCCGGTAAGGCTATTGCTTTTCTTGGACCGTTACTGCTGGGACTGGTTACCGACTGGACGGGAAGTCAGCGGGTGGGCGTCAGCACGGTGCTCCTGTTTTTTGGAGCAGGAATGGTGCTGCTGGCTCGCGTCGATGAAACCGAAGGCATGCAGTCTGCCCAAGAGACGGCACCGAACGGAACCTGACCGCGGAACCTGGCAAACAAGCTGCACGCTGTAAACGACAGACCACAGAGGACTATGACGAAGGTCTATCCGACTATTCGTGAAATTGCAGAAGCGCTGGAAGCCTGGGCACCGCCGGGCTCTGCCCAATCTTACGACAATGTCGGGCTGCAGGTGGGCGATCCGGAACAAACCGTACAGCGGGCCTTGCTGGCGCTTGATCTGACGCCGCCTGTGCTGGAGGAGGCTCGCGCTGTGAAGGCCGATCTTATCATCACCCATCATCCTTTGCTATTTCGACCACTTCGCCAGCTAACGCCAGGCAGCATGGTTTCGGCGCTGGCGCTTCGGCTGGCCGCCTCGGGCATTGCGTTGTATAGCATCCACACCAACCTGGATGCAGCGCCCGGCGGCGTATCGTTTGCGCTGGCTACGCATCTGGGGCTGCAGGAGGTACAATTCCTGGCAAAAATGGAGCAGGCGCTGTACAAGCTGGTGACCTTTGTCCCCGCGTCCCATTTCGACCAGGTGCGTGAGGCGTTGGCCCGGGCAGGAGCCGGACGCATCGGCAACTACGAAGCGTGTGCGTTTGCTGCGCCAGGGACCGGCTATTTTCGACCCGGGGATATGGCGCGGCCGTTTATTGGGGAGCCCGGCAAGCTGGAGTCGGCCGAGGAATTCCGCCTGGAAGTGGAAGTGGCCCGCTGGGACCTACCCCGGGTGGTAGCAGCCATGCGGGCGGCCCATCCCTACGAGGAGGTAGCCTACGACGTATATCCCGTTGAGCAACCGTATACGCGCGCTGGCCTGGGCGCTATTGGACAGCTTGATAAACCGGAGCCGCTGCGTGATTTTCTGCGTCGCGTTGCGGAGCGGCTGCATGCTGAAAGTCTGCGGTACGTTGGCGATCCGGAGGCGCCTGTCCAGAAGGTAGCAGTCTGCGGAGGAGCGGGCGCGGATCTGATCGGTCGCGCGCTGGCAGCCGGAGCCGATGCGTACGTAACCGCTGATCTGAGCTACCATCGCTTTTTTGAAGTGCTGGACAACGAAGGGCGTCCGCGCATGGCCTTGATTGATGCCGGCCACTACGAAACCGAAGCGCTGACGGAAACGCTGTTGCAGCATTGGCTGCAACAACACTTTCCGGCCGTTGAGTGGCGACGCACTACCGTGCGCACTTCGCCCGTGCGCACCTTTATTGCGACCAACGTGAGCAAGAAGTTTGCGTAAAGTCCACCAAACTTTAGCTTGGCGCCAGCGTTTCTTACCAGACAGGGTAACAGAGCCACTAAGCCTGGAGATCGCTTATGCCCACCACGATGCAGGAGTCGGCCACCATTGCCGAGCAATTGCGGGCGCTGGTTCGGCTGCAATTGATCGACACCCGGATTGATCAATTGGAGAAGTTGCGGGGTGATTTGCCCGATGAAATCCGGGACCTGGAAGATGAGCAGGCCGGGCTGGAGACGCGTCTGGAAAAGTACAAGCGAGAACTTAAAGAGTATGAGGTTGAGCGTCGGCGGGCTCGGCTGGACATTGAAGAAGCCGAGATGCTGATCAAACGCTACGAAGAGCAGCAGCTCCACGTGCGCAACAACCGAGAGTACGATGCGCTGACTAAAGAAATTGAAGCGCAGCGCCAGCGCATCGAAGCAGCCAGAGCCCGCCTGGAAGAATTGGAGCGGCTTTCGGAAGAACGCACTGCAGCGATTCAGGAGGCAGAGGTGCGGATGAAAGAGCTGGAGGAGTTACTGAAAAGCAAGCGAGCCGAGTTGCAAGAAGTGTTGGAGGATACCAAGCACGAGATGGAAGCGCTGCAGGCTAAGCGGGCTGAAGCGGAAAAGGCAGTCGAGCCGCGCTACCTGCGCGCTTACAGGCGGTTGCGGGCTCGCTATCGGGATGGCCGGGCGGTGGTGCCGCTGGAGCGTGGCGCAGCCGCCGGCTATGCCGTACCTCCGCAGCAACAGGTGGAGATCCGGCAGCGCAAGCGCATCATTGCCTGTGAGCATACAGGGCGCATCATCGTGGATAGCGAGCTGTTCCAGGAAGTGAGTCAGGAGCTGGGCTTTGCAAACGGGAATTCGGGATCTTCTTAATTCCGTTATGCATTAATGACAGCGGTGCGCTGGCCGGACCATCGCGTCGCCCGCTCTTTTGAAGCGCGCGGCGGCGAGGAAAGTCCGAACACCACAGGGCGCCCCGCCTCCTAACAGGAGGGCACTGCTCGGGTAACCGGGCAGTGACGGAAAGTGCCACAGAAAGCAGACCGGCCGATGGTCCCGCCGTTGGTGGGACGCAGGCAATGGGTGAAAGGGTGGGGTAAGAGCCCACCAGCGTCGCTGGTAACAGCGGCGGCTGGCAAACCCCGGGGGGTGCAAGGCCAAGCAGCGCCGCACCACCCACGTGGTGGATAAGGTGGCCCGCCGAAAGGCATCGTCTGCCGGACGATGCGGCGGCGCGGGTAGGCCGCTTGAGGCTGTCGGTGACGGCAGTCCCAGATAAATGATGGTCTCCCCGGAAAGCGGCATGGCGGCTGTCGCTCCGGGCAGACAGAATTCGGCTTACAGGCCAGCGCACGCCGCCATCTTCAAAAGATGAGGGGCTGTTCCTACCGGAACAGCCCCTCGCCTTTTTCTGAAGCTACGGTTCGCTTAACTCAGTTCTGTTCATTCTGCTGGTTGCCTGAAGGCGCAGGCGCTTCAGCAGGAGGCACGGCTGGCTGTTCAGCCGGAGGCAACGTAGGCTGGACCCGTTCTTGCTGCGCCCGCTGCTGAATGATGCTTTCGCGGCGCTCGGTCGTGTCGATCGTAAAGTTCGTCAGAATGCACAGCACAATAAAGAGGACAGCCAGCGTCCAGGTAGTTTTTTCCAGAATGTCGGGAGCCTGGCGGGCACCCAGCACCTGCTGCGCACCTCCTGCAGCAATACCAGCCAGCCCGCCCCCGCGTCCACTCTGCAGCAGTACGACCAGCACCAGCAGGATTGCTATTAGCGTAATTAGAATAATCAAAAACGTAAACATAAGCGTACGCGCATATTGCGTCGTGAAAAATGGTCTAGCAAAGATACGGTAGCTTCTGCAGATTATCCAACAACCTTGCCGTTTTTTTGAAGAAAAGCATCAGCGAGCAGCAGGGCTGTTGTTGATTTCATATCGGCAATTTCCCCCTGCCGCGCTTTCTGAATCGCCTCTTTTAGCGGCATGCGTACGACGTCCAGCCACTCTCCCTCGGCCAGTTGCTGCCGGCCTGGTTCCAGATCGCGTGCCAGGAAAAAATGGATGATCTCGTTGCTGTAGCCAATGCAGGGGTAAAGCGAAGCCAGATAAATGAGCGTGCGAGCGCGCCAGCCCGTTTCTTCTTCTAATTCACGGCGCGCTACCGCTTCCGGATCTTCGCCCGGGCGGTCTAACTTGCCGGCCGGGACTTCCAGAAAGAAGCGACGAGGTGGGTAGCGAAATTGACGCACCAGTACGGTGGTTCCGTCTGGAAACAGCGGCACAACGGCAGAAGCGCCCGGATGATTGATCCATTCGCGAACCGAATGGCGGCCGTCTGGCAGGGTTACTTCGTCCCGATAAACCTTAAGCAGGCAGCCATCGAAGACCTGTTCAGAGGTACGCGTTTGTTCCTGCACGTCAGGCATAGCTATCAGTGGTTTGGAGGAGGGTTTGCCTTCTACCCTGTTGTCTGTGTCGCCCATTGTCAGCAGGGGGTTGCGTAGGTCTGCAAAAAGTGATAAATCAGGTTATCCACGGTGGGAGTTGTCTCGGTCTGCATAGCGCAGCGCAAGCCTTCAGCGCCCAGCACGTCAAGGTACAGATTGTGGTACGCCTGAAGGCGTTTGCGGAGGCGGGACGCGTTCAATTCGCTGTGAAACTGCGTGCCGTAAACCGGTCGGTCTTTCAGTCGGAACGCCTGAAACGGCTGGGTATTGCGGGCCAGTTCAATGCCGCCGGGAGGAAGTGTAACGACACGGTCGCGGTGGCCCATGCTTACATAAAAACGCGAGGGTAAGTGGCCGAAGACCGGATCCTGGTGTCCTGCCCGGGTTAGATGGACTTCGCCAACGCCAAACTCGGCATGTGCCGGGTCGCGCACGACCTGACCCCCAAAGGTAACGGCCAGCATTTGATGGCCCCAGCACGATCCAAACATCGGCAGCTTACGGTCGGCCGCGGCGCGCAGGAGATGCTGGAGCGCCTCCGTCCATGGATACTGCTCGACGGCTGAAAATTCACCGGATCCCCCAATCAGCACGGCGTCGATGTGGTCGAGCAACTCGATGCGCAGCATGTCGCGCGTGACGTTTACGCAGCGAAGCTGGGTCGGATGCAGGCGACCACATTCCAGAAAACACCGCTGTTCCTGCCGCTCGATTTCAGGAAGGCGGCGTGCCTGGATGAGTAGCACCCGAATGGGAGCCGGCATGGGTCAGTCTTCAATCAGGTCTGCAAAATGGTTGCGGAGCATCCGGTAGAGACGATGTAGGGGCAGCCCTACTACGTTGTAGTAGTCGCCTTCAATGCGGCGAATGAAGACGGCGCCATAGTCATCCTGAATGCCATAGGCACCGGCTTTGTCAAGGGGGGAGCCAGTGGCTACATAGGCGTCGATTTCGGCGTCACTCAAGGGAGCGAATGTTACGTGCGTGGCTTCGTAATCTACCAGTTCGCGCTGGCTGGCGGGATGCACCAGGGCAACGCCGGTGTAGACCGTATGCGTACGGCCGCTCAGGCGGCGCAACATAGCGCGCGCTTCGGCTTCGTCGGCGGGCTTGTTAAGTACCATGCCATCAAGCACGACAATGGTATCGGCACCCAGCGTGAGGGCCTCTGGAAAACGGGCTGCCACGGTGCGCGCCTTTTCCAGCGCCAGTTGTTCCACCAGTTGCTCGGGCAATCGGTGATTTGTAGCGTTTTCGTCCAGATCGCTCGGGTGCACCTCAAAGTCGAGTCCGAGCTGCGCAAGCAGCTTCCGGCGCCGTGGTGACCGCGAAGCGAGAATAAGAGGAACGCGTAGTTTCATCGCCGTTTTGGTAAGAAAGTCCACCCGAACAGCAGTAGTAAGCTCAGCAGGAGGGTGGGCGTCAGCCAGTCGCCGGTTTTTACCAGGGGGGTAACCT includes the following:
- the secG gene encoding preprotein translocase subunit SecG: MFTFLIILITLIAILLVLVVLLQSGRGGGLAGIAAGGAQQVLGARQAPDILEKTTWTLAVLFIVLCILTNFTIDTTERRESIIQQRAQQERVQPTLPPAEQPAVPPAEAPAPSGNQQNEQN
- a CDS encoding type 1 glutamine amidotransferase; translated protein: MPAPIRVLLIQARRLPEIERQEQRCFLECGRLHPTQLRCVNVTRDMLRIELLDHIDAVLIGGSGEFSAVEQYPWTEALQHLLRAAADRKLPMFGSCWGHQMLAVTFGGQVVRDPAHAEFGVGEVHLTRAGHQDPVFGHLPSRFYVSMGHRDRVVTLPPGGIELARNTQPFQAFRLKDRPVYGTQFHSELNASRLRKRLQAYHNLYLDVLGAEGLRCAMQTETTPTVDNLIYHFLQTYATPC
- a CDS encoding Nif3-like dinuclear metal center hexameric protein; this encodes MTKVYPTIREIAEALEAWAPPGSAQSYDNVGLQVGDPEQTVQRALLALDLTPPVLEEARAVKADLIITHHPLLFRPLRQLTPGSMVSALALRLAASGIALYSIHTNLDAAPGGVSFALATHLGLQEVQFLAKMEQALYKLVTFVPASHFDQVREALARAGAGRIGNYEACAFAAPGTGYFRPGDMARPFIGEPGKLESAEEFRLEVEVARWDLPRVVAAMRAAHPYEEVAYDVYPVEQPYTRAGLGAIGQLDKPEPLRDFLRRVAERLHAESLRYVGDPEAPVQKVAVCGGAGADLIGRALAAGADAYVTADLSYHRFFEVLDNEGRPRMALIDAGHYETEALTETLLQHWLQQHFPAVEWRRTTVRTSPVRTFIATNVSKKFA
- a CDS encoding outer membrane beta-barrel protein, which encodes MKTSLVATVTLLVLLVPSVQAQKTQDATQWGLGVSLIGGGVAASSVVSEATDLFVPVGIYVPIYTAQLRVEPEIGLQRIKVTSGETVTYTVWQLGIGIFQPQLPASGVRIYWGGRVGLSLVSSSVERGGLRSSASGTGLIAGPATGGEYFFSPQFSLGGELQLMYVRISMEGETLTSLRTRPLFFVRWYF
- a CDS encoding zinc ribbon domain-containing protein encodes the protein MPTTMQESATIAEQLRALVRLQLIDTRIDQLEKLRGDLPDEIRDLEDEQAGLETRLEKYKRELKEYEVERRRARLDIEEAEMLIKRYEEQQLHVRNNREYDALTKEIEAQRQRIEAARARLEELERLSEERTAAIQEAEVRMKELEELLKSKRAELQEVLEDTKHEMEALQAKRAEAEKAVEPRYLRAYRRLRARYRDGRAVVPLERGAAAGYAVPPQQQVEIRQRKRIIACEHTGRIIVDSELFQEVSQELGFANGNSGSS
- a CDS encoding T9SS type A sorting domain-containing protein, giving the protein MRGVRWISVLLVHALFLIVSSQAQLPLNRERYLIRQVEGSYTCDLRSGECRSLPAQTFLQLEWQGTAYQTTLADGSTALIDPYCRFVNDPSVHLATCPYDPQRENGFWAYLGGGQPFFLQPTIIDVDLDQDGVEGEKGYTYLYGDNAFFLVAYHPDGTLKYVAYRTDAIPYLYVFVVQVEAQGNLIGLVSREASTLPRPELALYPRPAQERLIVQLTLPRATAVTLTLYDLLGRLCWRQTVQAPAGVSFWMVPRGSWPSGLYLLRMQFDGQQIVHSVVWR
- a CDS encoding NUDIX domain-containing protein — translated: MPDVQEQTRTSEQVFDGCLLKVYRDEVTLPDGRHSVREWINHPGASAVVPLFPDGTTVLVRQFRYPPRRFFLEVPAGKLDRPGEDPEAVARRELEEETGWRARTLIYLASLYPCIGYSNEIIHFFLARDLEPGRQQLAEGEWLDVVRMPLKEAIQKARQGEIADMKSTTALLLADAFLQKNGKVVG
- a CDS encoding Maf family protein; the protein is MKLRVPLILASRSPRRRKLLAQLGLDFEVHPSDLDENATNHRLPEQLVEQLALEKARTVAARFPEALTLGADTIVVLDGMVLNKPADEAEARAMLRRLSGRTHTVYTGVALVHPASQRELVDYEATHVTFAPLSDAEIDAYVATGSPLDKAGAYGIQDDYGAVFIRRIEGDYYNVVGLPLHRLYRMLRNHFADLIED
- a CDS encoding MFS transporter translates to MNTGGYRPRVVWAWALYDFANSAFTTLVVTFVYAAFFTQAIAPDPVSGTALWSRAVTASGIIVALLSPYLGALADQGGYRKRFLLAVTVLCVLATAALYFPLPGQVMTALVLFTVANVAFELGNVFYNAFLPDLAPPHRIGRISGYGWALGYVGGLLCLVVALVAFIQPEVPLFGFSRDDYANVRATNLLVALWYGLFSLPLFFWVPEQRPAVRPAVRTIFQQATRQLVGTFREVRRYRQVMRLLLARLLYNDGLLTIFAFGGIYAAGTFGFEADELIVFGIVINVAAGLGAWLFGFVDDWLGGKRTLMLSLLGLSAACLLAVLTTSRTLFWIAALLIGICAGPNQSASRSLLGRFTPSRKCNEFYGFFAFSGKAIAFLGPLLLGLVTDWTGSQRVGVSTVLLFFGAGMVLLARVDETEGMQSAQETAPNGT